From Trueperella pecoris, a single genomic window includes:
- the dhaL gene encoding dihydroxyacetone kinase subunit DhaL, whose product MAQIQPFVEWMAGFKKRIDANAAELTDLDRQIGDADHGSNMARGTQAISEIDPDSIKDAGAYLKKAGMSLVSKVGGASGPLYGTLLMKMGAALPEGDLTREGFVAALRTGVEALQARGRSEVGDKTMLDVWFPALEAAEAAEGSLSEALQAALTVARDSAEATIPMVARKGRASYLGERSKGVKDPGSASSVLLIEAAAEAFGD is encoded by the coding sequence ATGGCACAGATTCAGCCTTTCGTCGAGTGGATGGCCGGCTTCAAGAAGCGGATTGACGCCAACGCGGCCGAGCTGACGGACCTCGATCGCCAAATCGGTGACGCGGACCACGGCTCCAACATGGCACGCGGCACGCAAGCAATCTCGGAAATTGATCCGGACTCCATCAAGGATGCGGGCGCTTACCTGAAGAAGGCCGGCATGTCGCTGGTATCGAAGGTGGGCGGTGCATCGGGCCCGCTGTATGGCACGCTGCTGATGAAGATGGGGGCCGCGCTTCCGGAGGGCGATCTGACCCGCGAGGGTTTCGTCGCCGCCCTGCGCACCGGCGTCGAGGCCCTTCAGGCACGCGGCAGGTCGGAGGTGGGTGACAAGACGATGCTTGACGTCTGGTTCCCCGCTCTCGAGGCCGCCGAGGCGGCCGAAGGCTCGTTGTCCGAGGCGCTTCAGGCCGCGCTGACGGTTGCTCGCGACAGCGCCGAGGCCACCATTCCGATGGTCGCCCGCAAGGGCCGTGCCTCCTACCTGGGCGAACGCTCGAAGGGCGTCAAGGATCCG